One Thermicanus aegyptius DSM 12793 DNA segment encodes these proteins:
- a CDS encoding ATP-binding cassette domain-containing protein, whose amino-acid sequence MEIHFQNVSYEYGAGTPFSHLAIKNVTLTIPSGQFVALMGKTGSGKTTLAQMVNGLIRPTRGEVQVGEYRITAKKQNLTPLRSRIGYAFQYPEHQLFEETVFQDIAFSLKQYEYPEEKIPLKVRQAMERVGLSYEEFKDRSPFQLSGGQMRKVALAGVLVIHPKILILDEPTAGLDPKGRLDLLTRISELHREERITILLITHHLEEALEYGERILFLREGELFADLKPKEVYRERKRLFTAGILPSPLLRFQERLEELRGMGEISWPHREAEMMDLLIRQMKGEGSWIV is encoded by the coding sequence ATGGAAATACACTTTCAGAACGTAAGTTATGAGTATGGGGCAGGGACCCCCTTTTCCCATTTAGCCATAAAAAATGTGACCCTTACCATCCCTTCCGGACAGTTTGTCGCTTTGATGGGAAAGACGGGCTCCGGAAAAACCACACTGGCGCAGATGGTCAATGGCCTGATTCGCCCGACCCGGGGGGAAGTTCAGGTGGGGGAATATCGGATCACCGCCAAAAAACAAAATCTAACTCCACTTCGTTCCCGCATTGGGTATGCTTTTCAATATCCGGAACACCAACTTTTTGAAGAGACGGTTTTTCAGGATATTGCCTTTAGTCTTAAACAATATGAGTACCCGGAAGAGAAGATTCCCTTAAAGGTACGTCAGGCGATGGAGAGGGTCGGTCTTTCCTATGAGGAGTTTAAGGATCGGTCTCCCTTCCAATTGAGCGGCGGACAGATGAGAAAGGTAGCTTTGGCCGGGGTTTTGGTGATTCATCCGAAAATCCTGATCTTAGACGAGCCGACTGCAGGTCTCGACCCAAAAGGAAGGCTTGACCTGCTTACAAGAATTTCAGAACTTCATCGCGAAGAAAGAATCACGATCCTATTGATTACCCACCATCTGGAGGAGGCGTTGGAATACGGAGAGCGAATTCTCTTCTTAAGAGAGGGAGAACTCTTCGCCGACCTTAAACCGAAAGAGGTTTACAGAGAGAGAAAGCGTCTTTTTACGGCCGGGATCCTCCCCTCTCCCCTCCTTCGTTTCCAAGAGAGGTTGGAAGAGCTTCGGGGAATGGGGGAGATTTCCTGGCCCCACCGGGAGGCGGAAATGATGGATCTTCTCATTCGTCAGATGAAGGGGGAGGGCTCATGGATCGTTTAA
- a CDS encoding energy-coupling factor transporter transmembrane component T family protein — protein MDRLTVIPIGQYYPGESFLHRVDPRTKILFIVAYVILLFLVRHPLMIIGFSLPPLLAVIFSDIPLSYQWKAYRGILLMILLFGLFQMFYIREGFLLGKIFGLSLYSEGVKEAAFTALRLTDLLLLTSLLTFTTSSIALTEGLERLLSPFSRLGLPVGEIALMMTIAIRYIPTLLEEMEKIMKAQMARGADFESRNLRKRVNALFPLIVPLFVNSFRRAEELALSMEARGYRGGRGRTRRYTLTFTHRDGWVAFLLLLMGIALIGERVWLH, from the coding sequence ATGGATCGTTTAACCGTCATCCCAATTGGACAATATTACCCAGGGGAATCTTTTCTGCATCGGGTAGATCCTCGAACGAAGATTCTGTTTATCGTCGCTTATGTCATCCTTCTGTTCTTGGTTCGGCATCCGCTCATGATCATTGGTTTTAGCCTCCCTCCTCTTCTAGCCGTCATTTTCTCGGACATCCCCCTCTCTTACCAATGGAAAGCGTATCGGGGGATTCTCCTCATGATTCTTCTTTTTGGCCTTTTTCAGATGTTTTATATACGTGAAGGTTTCCTTTTGGGGAAAATTTTCGGTCTTTCCTTGTATAGCGAAGGGGTTAAGGAAGCGGCATTCACCGCTTTGAGGCTAACCGACCTCCTCCTTCTTACCTCCCTCCTCACCTTCACCACTTCCTCGATCGCCTTAACGGAAGGGTTGGAGAGACTTCTTTCCCCTTTTTCCCGTTTGGGTTTGCCGGTGGGAGAGATCGCTTTGATGATGACCATCGCGATTCGCTATATTCCCACGCTGCTGGAAGAGATGGAAAAGATCATGAAAGCTCAAATGGCCAGGGGGGCCGACTTTGAAAGTAGGAACCTAAGAAAAAGGGTAAACGCCCTTTTTCCCTTAATCGTCCCCTTATTTGTCAACAGTTTTCGCCGGGCGGAAGAGCTTGCGTTAAGCATGGAAGCGAGGGGATATAGGGGAGGGAGAGGGAGGACGCGGAGATATACCCTCACTTTCACCCATCGGGATGGTTGGGTAGCCTTTCTTCTTCTCCTGATGGGGATTGCCCTGATTGGGGAAAGGGTGTGGCTTCATTGA
- the truA gene encoding tRNA pseudouridine(38-40) synthase TruA yields MKKMAMIVAYDGTRYYGFQRQSTLPTIQERLEEALFRLHQRKTGVTGAGRTDARVHATGQVIHFMTDLRIPPERWPYALQAFLPEDIQIRAAYPVEDSFHARYSAVGKRYRYRIDRGKMRNLFTRNYALHYPYPLEIDKIKEASSFLLGRHDFSAFAASGSSVKNHIRTLYDIQVVEVGDELQFTFWGDGFLYNMVRILVGTLLEVGGGRRDVKEIVKLLRSGDRTKAGITVPPHGLTLEEVLYPEGTFRLKT; encoded by the coding sequence ATGAAGAAAATGGCCATGATTGTCGCCTATGATGGGACCCGCTATTACGGATTCCAGCGCCAATCAACACTCCCTACGATCCAGGAACGTTTGGAGGAAGCCCTTTTTCGCCTTCACCAAAGAAAAACCGGTGTAACCGGAGCGGGCCGGACCGACGCTCGGGTCCATGCAACCGGGCAGGTGATTCATTTTATGACCGATCTACGCATTCCTCCAGAACGGTGGCCCTATGCCCTTCAAGCATTCCTGCCGGAGGATATTCAGATCCGAGCCGCTTATCCGGTGGAAGACTCCTTTCACGCCCGCTATTCGGCGGTCGGGAAACGATACCGTTACCGTATTGATCGGGGGAAGATGAGGAACCTTTTCACCCGAAATTATGCCTTGCATTACCCCTATCCCCTCGAGATCGATAAGATCAAGGAGGCCTCTTCATTTCTCCTTGGACGTCATGATTTCTCCGCTTTTGCTGCCAGTGGCAGTTCGGTAAAGAACCATATTCGTACCCTGTACGACATCCAGGTGGTTGAAGTAGGGGATGAGCTTCAATTTACCTTCTGGGGGGACGGTTTTTTGTACAATATGGTTCGCATCCTGGTAGGGACTTTGTTGGAGGTGGGAGGGGGCAGGAGGGATGTGAAGGAAATCGTCAAACTCCTTAGATCAGGTGACCGGACCAAAGCAGGGATTACCGTACCTCCCCATGGATTAACCTTGGAAGAAGTCCTTTATCCGGAAGGAACGTTTCGACTTAAAACGTGA
- the rplM gene encoding 50S ribosomal protein L13: MRTTYMPHGQEALQNRKWYVIDAEGKTLGRLASEVALILRGKHKPTFTPHLDSGDHVIIINAEKVHLTGKKWTDKLYRFHSQYPGGLKTFTARDMIKNRPVKMVELAIRGMLPKNRLGRQMFSKLKVYAGTEHPHQAQKPEVWELRG, translated from the coding sequence ATGCGGACTACCTATATGCCCCACGGCCAGGAAGCCCTTCAGAACCGGAAATGGTACGTGATCGACGCTGAGGGGAAGACCCTGGGTCGGTTAGCATCGGAAGTGGCGCTTATTCTTCGCGGCAAACATAAACCGACCTTCACCCCCCATCTAGATTCTGGGGATCATGTGATCATTATTAACGCAGAGAAGGTTCATCTCACAGGGAAGAAATGGACCGATAAGCTTTACCGTTTCCATTCCCAATATCCGGGAGGTCTTAAGACCTTTACAGCCAGGGATATGATTAAAAACCGCCCTGTGAAGATGGTGGAATTGGCTATTCGAGGAATGTTGCCGAAGAATCGCCTAGGCCGTCAAATGTTTTCCAAACTAAAGGTATATGCAGGAACCGAACATCCCCATCAAGCCCAAAAACCGGAAGTTTGGGAATTGCGAGGATAA
- the rpsI gene encoding 30S ribosomal protein S9, with amino-acid sequence MAQVQYYGTGRRKESVARVRLVPGDGRVIINGRDMDDYFGTETLKLIVKQPLALTNTLGHYDVLVNIHGGGFTGQAGAIRHGIARALLKVDPEFRGPLKKAGFLTRDPRMKERKKYGLKAARRAPQFSKR; translated from the coding sequence ATGGCTCAAGTACAATATTATGGCACAGGACGTCGTAAAGAATCCGTGGCGAGAGTCCGACTCGTTCCGGGGGATGGACGGGTGATTATTAATGGCCGGGATATGGATGATTATTTTGGGACGGAAACCCTTAAATTGATCGTAAAGCAACCCCTTGCCCTAACCAATACGCTCGGCCACTATGATGTATTGGTCAACATTCACGGCGGTGGTTTTACCGGCCAAGCAGGCGCTATTCGGCACGGAATCGCCCGGGCTCTTCTTAAGGTAGATCCGGAATTTAGGGGGCCGCTGAAGAAAGCAGGATTTCTTACCCGGGATCCAAGGATGAAAGAGAGGAAAAAATACGGTCTTAAAGCGGCACGCCGTGCTCCCCAATTCTCAAAACGTTAG
- the cwlD gene encoding N-acetylmuramoyl-L-alanine amidase CwlD has protein sequence MQQLKKLFFFAIALAALFYIFTYEEKGWFTTPSWSVPLSGMVIVLDPGHGGMDGGAVSKDGLVEKEITLKIAKKLRDYLQQSGAVVLLTREEDKDLADGTEGTRKRQDLRVRAELVNQSGAELFISIHLNSIPSSQWRGAQTFFNPTNPENYRLAKLIQEELIKGLGNTDRLEKKDQDIFILKAAKVPAVLVEAGFLSNPEEAVLLGNEAYQSKIAESIYRGILRYTSGEQVEEEKRSSLHVRPIRRNMI, from the coding sequence ATGCAGCAGCTAAAAAAGCTTTTTTTCTTCGCCATCGCCCTGGCCGCTTTATTCTACATCTTTACCTATGAGGAGAAGGGATGGTTTACGACTCCCTCCTGGTCTGTTCCTCTCTCCGGCATGGTGATCGTCTTAGACCCGGGACATGGAGGGATGGACGGAGGCGCCGTCTCAAAAGATGGGTTGGTTGAGAAAGAGATTACTTTAAAAATTGCAAAAAAATTAAGGGATTATTTACAGCAGTCCGGAGCCGTTGTTCTCTTAACCCGGGAAGAGGATAAGGATTTGGCGGACGGAACGGAAGGAACACGGAAGAGGCAGGATTTAAGGGTGAGGGCGGAATTGGTGAACCAAAGCGGTGCAGAACTCTTTATCAGTATTCACTTAAATAGCATTCCTTCTTCCCAATGGAGAGGGGCTCAAACTTTCTTTAATCCAACCAATCCGGAAAACTATAGACTGGCGAAACTAATCCAAGAGGAACTCATAAAGGGGTTAGGAAATACGGACAGGCTGGAGAAAAAAGATCAGGACATATTTATTTTAAAAGCGGCTAAGGTTCCGGCCGTTCTGGTGGAGGCGGGTTTTCTTTCCAATCCGGAGGAGGCGGTCCTATTAGGAAATGAGGCGTATCAGTCGAAGATCGCCGAGAGCATATACCGAGGCATTCTTCGTTACACTTCAGGAGAACAAGTGGAGGAAGAGAAACGATCATCTCTTCATGTTCGCCCCATTCGTCGGAACATGATATAA
- a CDS encoding Mrp/NBP35 family ATP-binding protein, which produces MNERQVLEALKDVKDPEINRNLVDLNMIRNIRIEGNSISLDVILTIQGCPLKVTIEEDIVKALKAIGAEEVHVHFGSMTDEERAALAAQLRGGAEKKAAAPPSILAPGSKTTFIAVSSGKGGVGKSTVSVNLAVSLARLGKKVGIIDADIYGFSVPDMMGIEQRPTVIGDMILPVLRMGVQVISMGFFVADNSPVIWRGPMLGKMLRTFFNDVKWDDLDFMILDLPPGTGDMALDVHSLIPQSKEIIVTTPHGTAAFVAARAGAMAMKTKHEILGVVENMAYSICPHCGEKTYLFGKGGGGRLAEELRTEFLAQIPLGLPDNHPSEPDFSPSVYKRDTEIGQIYEELATKVIGLTKA; this is translated from the coding sequence ATGAACGAACGACAGGTGTTGGAAGCCTTAAAAGATGTCAAAGACCCTGAGATTAACCGGAATCTTGTGGATTTGAACATGATTCGAAATATCCGCATAGAGGGGAATTCGATCTCTCTCGATGTGATTTTAACCATTCAGGGATGTCCCCTTAAGGTTACGATAGAAGAAGATATTGTTAAGGCGTTAAAAGCGATCGGGGCGGAGGAGGTTCATGTTCATTTCGGCTCTATGACCGATGAAGAAAGGGCCGCTTTGGCTGCACAATTAAGGGGTGGAGCGGAGAAAAAAGCGGCGGCTCCCCCGTCCATTCTTGCCCCCGGTTCGAAAACCACCTTTATTGCTGTTTCCAGTGGCAAAGGAGGTGTGGGAAAGTCGACGGTTAGCGTCAACCTCGCCGTTTCGTTAGCACGCCTTGGGAAGAAAGTAGGCATCATCGATGCCGACATTTACGGCTTTAGTGTCCCGGATATGATGGGGATCGAACAGCGGCCTACGGTCATCGGAGATATGATTCTTCCGGTTCTCCGCATGGGCGTACAGGTCATCTCGATGGGTTTTTTCGTGGCTGATAATTCTCCCGTCATTTGGCGTGGTCCCATGTTGGGAAAGATGTTACGTACCTTCTTTAACGACGTGAAATGGGATGATTTGGATTTTATGATCCTAGACTTGCCTCCCGGAACGGGGGATATGGCCCTCGATGTCCACAGCCTGATTCCCCAAAGCAAGGAGATTATCGTCACCACCCCCCATGGGACGGCTGCCTTTGTGGCCGCCCGAGCAGGGGCGATGGCCATGAAAACAAAGCACGAGATCTTGGGTGTTGTCGAGAATATGGCATACTCTATCTGTCCCCATTGTGGAGAGAAGACCTATCTCTTCGGCAAGGGAGGCGGAGGGAGATTGGCAGAGGAGCTTCGAACCGAGTTTTTAGCCCAAATCCCGCTCGGCCTTCCCGATAATCATCCCTCGGAGCCCGATTTCTCTCCATCCGTATATAAGCGGGATACGGAAATCGGACAGATCTATGAAGAGTTGGCCACGAAGGTGATTGGATTAACGAAGGCATAA
- the gerD gene encoding spore germination lipoprotein GerD has product MEMKRRGALLLSLLLTAGISGCSAFASPQGGGGSPDYEQIKTMVQDILQTEDGKKALQQTLKDEEMKKELLMSGEEVKAAVQTTLLSKQGQEGFKKIFEDPKFSSQLAKSMMKENQSLLKDLMKDPEYQKMMLQVMKDPEFEKNLLDLMKSSAYRNQVMAVMKDALQSPLFMDELMKLIAKAQEEAMKPEKKKGGGEGEGGGGEGGGEGGGGGGGGGGGGGGGGGRQAGGGG; this is encoded by the coding sequence ATGGAAATGAAACGTAGAGGAGCTCTTCTTCTTTCCCTCCTCCTTACCGCAGGCATTTCCGGATGTTCTGCCTTTGCAAGCCCGCAAGGCGGAGGGGGAAGCCCTGATTATGAGCAGATAAAAACCATGGTTCAAGATATTTTACAAACGGAAGATGGGAAAAAGGCCCTGCAGCAAACCTTAAAAGATGAGGAGATGAAAAAAGAACTCCTCATGAGTGGCGAGGAAGTGAAGGCGGCAGTACAAACAACTCTCCTCTCCAAACAGGGGCAGGAGGGTTTTAAGAAAATCTTTGAGGACCCGAAATTCTCTTCCCAATTAGCAAAGAGCATGATGAAGGAGAACCAGAGCCTCCTGAAAGACCTGATGAAAGATCCGGAATATCAAAAAATGATGCTACAGGTGATGAAGGATCCGGAATTTGAGAAAAATCTCCTAGACCTGATGAAGTCCTCCGCCTACCGGAACCAAGTGATGGCTGTAATGAAGGATGCCCTGCAAAGCCCCCTCTTTATGGATGAGTTAATGAAGCTGATCGCCAAAGCCCAGGAAGAAGCGATGAAACCTGAAAAGAAGAAGGGCGGCGGCGAAGGCGAAGGGGGCGGTGGTGAAGGGGGCGGCGAAGGTGGAGGCGGCGGTGGCGGTGGAGGCGGTGGCGGAGGTGGAGGTGGAGGAAGACAAGCGGGTGGAGGAGGATAA